One genomic region from Listeria monocytogenes encodes:
- a CDS encoding GntR family transcriptional regulator gives MKFDDSKPIYKQIVHYIHTEIVTGTYEAGDKLLSVRELATKLEVNPTTIQRAYAELEETEIIYTVRGTGKYLTEDKRRIEQLENDIAKQLTENFISEMSKLGINKEKIIAWVKKVEEVEVNVSGK, from the coding sequence ATGAAGTTTGATGATAGTAAACCCATTTATAAGCAAATCGTTCATTATATTCATACAGAAATTGTTACAGGAACATACGAGGCTGGTGACAAGCTACTATCTGTTAGAGAGCTAGCAACAAAGTTAGAAGTAAATCCGACAACCATCCAGCGAGCTTATGCAGAACTGGAAGAAACGGAAATTATTTACACCGTTCGAGGTACTGGTAAATATTTGACAGAAGATAAGAGGAGAATTGAGCAATTGGAAAATGACATCGCAAAACAACTTACCGAAAATTTTATTAGTGAAATGAGTAAATTAGGAATTAATAAAGAAAAAATTATCGCTTGGGTGAAAAAAGTAGAGGAGGTAGAAGTAAATGTTAGTGGGAAATAA
- a CDS encoding ABC transporter ATP-binding protein produces MLVGNNIAKSYPNKLVLQNVDFEAKSGDMIVLTGENGSGKTTLLDMLASLKKPDSGTLELDNELFTTNDIRQQIAYLNNELYAKKSTTIEDFMKQHGLLFENIELDKWDRLLAGWRINKRLKLGELSTGMLMKVKIGSVLARKAKLYLYDEPFASIDIMARSEVMKAIISETNPDAITIISSHHLEGTEKLYSKLWLIKDNTLQTIETETYREETGNALIDFYKEEMNK; encoded by the coding sequence ATGTTAGTGGGAAATAATATCGCTAAATCCTATCCAAATAAATTAGTCTTACAAAATGTGGACTTCGAAGCAAAATCAGGCGACATGATCGTACTCACTGGTGAAAATGGTAGCGGGAAAACGACCTTGCTAGATATGTTAGCAAGCTTGAAGAAACCGGATAGTGGCACATTGGAATTAGACAATGAACTATTTACTACCAATGATATCCGCCAGCAAATCGCTTATTTAAATAATGAACTTTACGCTAAAAAAAGTACTACTATAGAAGATTTTATGAAACAACATGGTTTGCTTTTTGAAAATATTGAGTTAGATAAGTGGGACCGATTACTTGCTGGATGGCGAATTAATAAACGACTAAAACTTGGCGAACTATCAACAGGTATGTTAATGAAAGTGAAAATTGGTAGTGTTTTAGCAAGAAAAGCCAAATTGTATCTTTATGATGAACCTTTTGCGAGTATCGATATTATGGCTCGTTCAGAAGTAATGAAAGCTATTATTAGCGAAACAAATCCAGATGCTATCACGATTATTTCTTCCCACCATTTAGAAGGAACCGAAAAATTATATAGCAAACTGTGGTTAATTAAAGATAACACGTTACAAACTATTGAAACAGAAACTTATCGCGAGGAAACAGGCAATGCATTAATCGATTTCTATAAGGAGGAAATGAACAAATGA
- a CDS encoding ATP-binding cassette domain-containing protein has product MLEVKHLKKSYKLGKKNETPVLKDINVTIQDGEFAAIIGKSGSGKSTLLNIISGLDTDYEGKVLYNGEDLQDIDLDAYHFNHIGFIFQSFHLVNHMSVVENVKVPLYLNPELSESNRNARALDLLKQVGLEDFASKKPTQLSGGQKQRVAIARSLANNPDMIIADEPTGALDSVTSDEIIKLLKDLAAKDTTVIVVTHDLNIADQTDAVLRLADGEVISFERKKEVVQKVTHKNEKKLRLNWWATAKISFKSFFNRKFRNLLVALGTSIGIIAILLAFGLGNGVNQSLSKIFGTTFSPNQITTYYKEDGGSKSPEPTTPLTSSEIKKIKQLYEDENITEIYERTTVQGIKFEYDGEYLKGISGEMQEANFKPSRYEDLTVKDEYLLSGKMVTSDETGAVIPSSVAKAILGKKDSDELTKSDGDKLISKKITLVYAGRNSDTKNTVKIETTISGITNPSKEGFARGFDVSTKTMNDFIKTTGIEKPILSVDAFTKTTAEAEEIVEKYEDNKDWANYSITNANAFVDTFSQFTDIIVYLIAFIAGLSLAVAGVMIAIVLYIGVVERTREIGVFRAIGYRKRHIRGLFMMEASYIIILANVLSSLVAVTIAKIASPILETKIGFEDMIHISFWNFLVTLAITITIGFIFSIYPSNKAAKLDAAEALRSE; this is encoded by the coding sequence ATGTTAGAAGTTAAACACCTTAAAAAATCTTATAAGTTAGGAAAGAAAAACGAAACACCAGTTTTGAAAGATATTAATGTGACCATTCAAGACGGAGAATTTGCAGCAATTATAGGAAAAAGTGGTAGTGGGAAGTCTACGTTGCTAAATATTATTAGTGGACTTGACACTGATTATGAAGGGAAAGTTTTATACAACGGGGAGGATTTACAGGATATTGATTTAGATGCATATCATTTTAATCACATCGGCTTTATTTTTCAAAGCTTTCATCTAGTCAATCATATGTCTGTCGTTGAAAATGTAAAAGTTCCTTTATATTTGAATCCTGAATTATCAGAAAGCAATCGAAACGCGAGAGCACTTGATTTGCTGAAACAAGTTGGTCTAGAAGACTTTGCTAGCAAAAAACCAACACAACTATCTGGTGGACAAAAGCAAAGGGTTGCCATTGCAAGGTCTCTCGCTAATAATCCAGATATGATTATAGCAGATGAACCAACTGGAGCATTGGATAGCGTTACTTCAGATGAAATTATTAAACTGCTTAAGGATTTGGCAGCAAAAGATACAACCGTAATAGTTGTAACCCATGATTTAAACATTGCAGACCAAACCGATGCGGTATTACGACTAGCAGATGGAGAAGTAATTTCATTTGAAAGAAAAAAAGAGGTTGTCCAAAAAGTTACCCACAAAAATGAAAAAAAGTTAAGACTAAACTGGTGGGCTACTGCAAAAATTTCTTTTAAAAGTTTTTTCAATAGAAAATTCCGGAATTTACTTGTAGCACTTGGAACCTCGATTGGCATTATCGCTATTTTATTAGCATTTGGACTTGGAAATGGAGTGAATCAAAGTCTTTCAAAGATTTTTGGTACAACTTTTTCACCCAATCAGATTACGACTTATTATAAAGAAGATGGTGGCTCGAAATCACCTGAACCTACCACTCCATTAACGAGTAGTGAAATTAAGAAAATTAAGCAACTGTATGAAGATGAAAATATTACAGAAATATATGAACGCACTACTGTCCAAGGAATTAAGTTTGAATACGATGGCGAATATTTAAAAGGTATTTCTGGTGAAATGCAAGAAGCCAACTTTAAGCCATCACGCTATGAGGATTTAACTGTCAAAGATGAGTATCTTCTAAGCGGGAAAATGGTAACAAGTGATGAAACCGGAGCAGTTATCCCGTCAAGTGTAGCAAAAGCAATTCTTGGAAAAAAGGATTCTGATGAATTAACAAAAAGTGACGGTGATAAACTGATTAGTAAAAAAATAACCTTAGTTTATGCCGGAAGAAATAGTGACACAAAAAATACGGTCAAAATAGAAACAACCATTTCTGGTATTACAAATCCATCTAAAGAAGGTTTTGCTAGAGGATTTGATGTTTCCACAAAAACAATGAACGACTTTATTAAAACGACCGGTATTGAAAAACCGATTTTATCTGTAGATGCATTCACAAAAACGACAGCAGAAGCAGAAGAAATCGTTGAGAAATATGAGGATAACAAAGATTGGGCGAATTATTCGATTACAAACGCGAATGCTTTCGTAGATACATTTAGCCAGTTTACCGATATTATTGTGTACTTGATTGCCTTTATTGCAGGTCTTTCACTTGCAGTAGCTGGCGTGATGATTGCTATTGTGCTTTATATCGGTGTGGTGGAACGAACAAGAGAAATCGGTGTATTCCGAGCAATTGGTTATCGTAAACGCCATATTCGCGGACTTTTCATGATGGAAGCAAGTTATATTATTATTTTAGCTAATGTGCTATCAAGTCTTGTCGCTGTGACAATTGCAAAAATAGCTAGTCCCATTTTAGAAACGAAAATTGGCTTTGAAGATATGATTCATATTTCGTTCTGGAATTTCCTTGTTACACTCGCAATAACAATAACAATTGGCTTTATTTTCTCGATTTATCCAAGTAATAAAGCAGCAAAATTAGATGCAGCAGAAGCTTTAAGATCAGAATGA
- a CDS encoding helix-turn-helix transcriptional regulator, giving the protein MKNIKMKVARVEKDISQEELAKLIHVSRQTISSVEAGNYNPTLNLCIAICKALGKTLDDLFWEEDDNV; this is encoded by the coding sequence ATGAAAAATATTAAGATGAAAGTTGCTCGAGTGGAAAAGGATATTTCACAGGAAGAGCTCGCAAAACTTATTCATGTGTCTAGGCAAACGATTAGTTCAGTGGAAGCGGGAAATTATAATCCCACGCTGAATTTATGTATTGCTATTTGCAAGGCGTTAGGAAAAACGCTTGATGATTTATTTTGGGAGGAAGATGACAATGTTTAA
- a CDS encoding DUF6773 family protein, with protein MFKNLFKKPKMKDEMLEMKQNQYGARAFNMMIIIVAIVILIKAVVLEASISELWVELLLLIVGGGYYFYSVLKNNVPFMPTISLKQTIRLVFLISAIFGISVGIRNVFFLYADNMSGTELSYQMMMFFFISLFTAIGSGVIFGALAYCLYQLSKWQEKNIMKKIEVENAED; from the coding sequence ATGTTTAAGAATTTATTTAAAAAGCCGAAAATGAAGGATGAAATGCTTGAAATGAAGCAAAATCAATACGGCGCACGAGCTTTTAATATGATGATTATAATAGTAGCAATCGTTATACTTATCAAAGCAGTGGTATTAGAAGCGAGCATCAGTGAGCTTTGGGTTGAATTATTATTGCTCATCGTTGGTGGTGGCTATTATTTTTACTCAGTGCTGAAAAACAATGTTCCATTTATGCCAACAATTTCGCTGAAACAAACAATCAGATTGGTTTTCTTGATATCAGCGATTTTCGGTATAAGCGTTGGTATCCGCAATGTCTTTTTCCTTTACGCAGATAATATGTCGGGAACCGAATTGAGTTATCAAATGATGATGTTTTTCTTTATTAGCTTGTTTACTGCAATTGGGAGTGGTGTTATATTTGGTGCCTTAGCTTATTGCTTATACCAATTATCGAAATGGCAAGAAAAAAATATTATGAAAAAAATTGAAGTAGAAAATGCTGAAGATTAA
- a CDS encoding alpha/beta fold hydrolase — protein MSVLNIEGAKLSYQKVGQGPILIFIPGANGTGDIFLPLAEQLKTSFSVVMVDRRGYGDSELTAAIPERASHAYDDYRVTRDAADIAALAKALSDVPVYILGSSSGSIVAMHVLKNHSEVVKKIAFHEPPINTFLPDSEMWQEANEKIVQTALTKNMAEAMQLFGETLHIAPIDAESMSKPAVTIDEVTKDSTTQQMKYWFTYEIRQYTSSNISLDDFKPYVHQITLLNGTDSKGSFPQDVNAFIAKQLGLTIVDIPGGHLGYIQKPAGFAKVLLSIWG, from the coding sequence ATGAGCGTTTTAAACATTGAAGGAGCAAAATTATCGTATCAGAAAGTCGGACAAGGTCCTATTCTTATTTTTATACCGGGAGCAAATGGAACTGGAGATATCTTTTTACCACTGGCAGAGCAATTGAAAACATCTTTTTCTGTTGTAATGGTAGATCGTCGTGGGTATGGGGACAGTGAGTTAACAGCAGCTATACCGGAGCGCGCTAGTCATGCATATGATGATTACCGAGTGACTAGAGATGCTGCTGATATTGCTGCACTCGCAAAAGCGTTAAGCGACGTGCCTGTTTATATTTTAGGGTCAAGCTCGGGTTCGATTGTTGCTATGCATGTCTTGAAAAATCATTCAGAAGTTGTTAAAAAAATCGCTTTTCACGAGCCGCCAATCAATACATTCTTACCAGATTCGGAAATGTGGCAAGAAGCGAATGAAAAGATTGTACAAACTGCCCTAACTAAAAATATGGCAGAAGCAATGCAACTTTTTGGCGAAACACTTCATATTGCCCCCATTGACGCAGAAAGCATGTCGAAACCAGCCGTAACAATAGACGAAGTGACAAAAGATTCAACCACGCAACAAATGAAATACTGGTTCACTTATGAAATCCGCCAATATACTAGCTCTAATATATCTTTAGACGATTTCAAACCATATGTTCATCAGATTACGTTACTTAATGGTACCGATTCAAAAGGCTCATTCCCACAAGATGTTAATGCCTTTATAGCCAAACAACTCGGATTAACTATCGTGGATATTCCAGGCGGTCATTTAGGTTATATTCAAAAACCAGCCGGATTCGCTAAAGTACTTTTATCAATCTGGGGATAG
- a CDS encoding Crp/Fnr family transcriptional regulator, with product MNIRTELQNSQLCEGITEAQLTELMNKITVKEKHYKNNEILFYTDEVTKVYILVKGNAAIAKNTSSGKRILGKNVTEPGELAGEIYYFSHRNPFWDYAIVLEPTTVLEISGIDQGTLQTLDLALQNQLLVNLLKSVTRKFEYIGEKVRMVSEDSVRAKISNYLFGIQDDDGSIELTETREEIADYLDITRPSLSRELGRMQKENIIRIEGSSVIILDAIIFDTFIE from the coding sequence ATGAACATTCGAACTGAACTGCAAAATAGCCAATTATGCGAAGGTATAACAGAAGCTCAATTAACCGAACTGATGAACAAAATTACGGTTAAAGAGAAGCACTATAAAAATAATGAAATTTTATTTTATACAGATGAAGTAACGAAAGTATATATTTTAGTTAAAGGAAATGCGGCTATTGCTAAAAATACAAGTAGCGGTAAGCGAATTCTAGGTAAAAATGTCACAGAACCTGGGGAACTGGCTGGGGAGATTTATTATTTCTCGCATCGTAATCCATTTTGGGACTACGCGATCGTGCTTGAACCGACAACAGTACTAGAAATTAGCGGAATTGACCAAGGAACTCTTCAAACCTTAGATTTAGCTTTACAAAACCAACTATTAGTCAATTTATTAAAAAGTGTTACTAGAAAATTTGAATATATAGGTGAAAAGGTACGAATGGTTTCAGAAGACTCTGTTCGTGCAAAAATAAGCAATTATTTATTTGGCATCCAAGACGATGATGGCAGTATCGAATTAACAGAAACAAGAGAAGAAATTGCCGACTATCTTGATATTACAAGACCTTCACTTTCGAGAGAACTTGGCAGAATGCAAAAAGAAAATATTATTCGTATCGAAGGAAGTAGCGTTATTATTTTAGATGCGATTATATTTGATACTTTTATTGAGTAA
- a CDS encoding nuclear transport factor 2 family protein, producing MLLTRNEPFTAEKIQAKADILELVQFERFCRDNALWDAMETCFTKDSNVKISWFQGTGHGFIEASKKMTNPAPHKIYNTQVWIKNDRAVAIMQATIQTRTIINGVEMELNSDAKLVTRVERIDGKWYINAFEGVYEKDSLMPVVPSKNADVPAELLANFRKSYACLALSLTLNGYEIDNNLPGIDRPEQVTQFFKEADEWLLQ from the coding sequence ATGTTATTAACTAGAAACGAACCTTTTACCGCAGAAAAAATACAAGCAAAGGCAGACATCCTTGAGCTAGTTCAATTTGAACGATTTTGCCGCGATAATGCACTTTGGGACGCAATGGAAACCTGTTTTACAAAAGATTCAAACGTAAAAATTTCCTGGTTTCAAGGAACTGGGCATGGCTTTATTGAGGCATCAAAGAAAATGACCAACCCTGCGCCACATAAAATATACAATACCCAAGTTTGGATTAAGAACGACCGAGCTGTGGCGATAATGCAAGCCACTATCCAAACACGCACCATCATAAATGGAGTAGAAATGGAACTTAATTCTGACGCCAAATTAGTGACACGAGTAGAACGAATCGATGGCAAATGGTACATTAATGCATTTGAAGGAGTTTATGAGAAAGACTCATTGATGCCAGTGGTTCCAAGTAAAAATGCTGATGTTCCTGCTGAGTTGTTAGCTAATTTTAGAAAAAGCTATGCTTGCCTAGCACTTTCATTAACATTAAACGGCTATGAGATTGATAATAATCTTCCCGGCATTGATCGCCCGGAGCAAGTGACTCAATTTTTCAAAGAAGCTGATGAGTGGTTGCTCCAATAA
- a CDS encoding SGNH/GDSL hydrolase family protein, with amino-acid sequence MKKSKTVQILLVFSVVALILSMVGVVSIWYGQKNHQTNNAKTTAKKETTVTKKQDTFKITALGDSLTYGVGDTEGGGYVRVVENFYKQKEKNVENVNLAISGAKSDQLLKQLDQKEVQNQIKSADVILMTIGGNDLFRGGEALDDFKSDAIKQAEASYTSNLKQIYQTIRNLNPSAPVFHIGLYNPFMSLENASEMSAVANEWNMQSQNLSQNEKNIIYVPTFDLFQQNGDAYLATDKFHPNHAGYQFIGNRVTEVIETGGGEGNDGASTSSN; translated from the coding sequence GTGAAAAAGAGTAAGACGGTTCAAATTCTATTAGTTTTTTCCGTTGTTGCGTTAATTTTGAGCATGGTTGGGGTGGTATCAATTTGGTATGGGCAGAAAAATCATCAAACGAATAATGCGAAAACCACCGCCAAAAAAGAGACTACAGTAACGAAAAAACAAGATACGTTTAAAATAACGGCGCTCGGTGATTCGCTTACATATGGCGTTGGCGATACAGAAGGCGGCGGGTATGTCCGAGTGGTGGAGAATTTCTACAAACAAAAAGAGAAAAATGTCGAGAATGTCAATCTTGCTATTAGCGGGGCGAAATCAGACCAGCTTCTCAAACAATTAGATCAAAAAGAAGTGCAAAACCAAATAAAATCAGCCGATGTTATTTTAATGACGATTGGCGGAAATGATTTGTTTCGCGGCGGGGAAGCGCTGGATGATTTTAAAAGCGATGCGATTAAACAAGCCGAAGCAAGTTATACGAGCAATCTAAAACAAATTTACCAAACGATACGGAATTTAAATCCATCCGCGCCAGTTTTTCATATTGGGCTGTATAATCCGTTTATGTCGTTAGAAAATGCAAGCGAAATGTCGGCAGTTGCGAATGAGTGGAACATGCAAAGTCAAAATCTATCTCAAAACGAGAAAAATATCATTTATGTTCCGACTTTTGATTTGTTTCAGCAAAATGGGGATGCATATTTAGCGACTGATAAATTCCATCCAAATCATGCCGGATATCAGTTTATCGGTAATCGGGTGACGGAGGTTATAGAGACGGGAGGAGGAGAAGGCAATGACGGAGCGAGCACTTCAAGTAACTAA
- a CDS encoding ABC transporter ATP-binding protein produces MTERALQVTNLHKKIRKREIIKGISFEVMPGEVFGFLGPNGAGKTTTIRMIVGLIKPTSGTILIGGKDIRKNFTEAMRGLGSIVENPEFYTFLTGQENLAYFARMDSSIKKERIQEVTELVGLEKRINDRVSTYSLGMRQRLGIAQALLSNPKLLILDEPTNGLDPSGIHEMRDFIRALARNEGISVLVSSHLLSEIELLCDRVAIMTDGTIIKTDQVAHLLSSRAQLRWRVTPIEQAKAFLESVTEVEVDGEYLVTAMNEESAEWNEQLVAKGIKVHEIDKRKPSLEDLFLELTGGQSID; encoded by the coding sequence ATGACGGAGCGAGCACTTCAAGTAACTAATCTGCATAAAAAAATTCGTAAACGAGAAATTATTAAAGGGATATCATTTGAAGTAATGCCCGGAGAAGTTTTTGGCTTTCTTGGACCGAATGGTGCTGGGAAAACGACGACGATTCGAATGATTGTCGGCTTAATCAAACCAACGTCTGGAACGATTTTAATTGGAGGCAAAGATATTCGCAAAAATTTCACCGAAGCGATGCGCGGTCTTGGTTCGATCGTGGAGAATCCGGAATTTTATACATTTTTAACAGGACAAGAAAATTTGGCGTATTTTGCCCGAATGGATTCTTCGATTAAAAAAGAACGTATTCAAGAAGTAACCGAACTAGTTGGGCTAGAAAAGCGGATAAATGACCGAGTTTCTACTTATTCACTTGGTATGCGCCAACGTTTAGGGATTGCTCAAGCTTTACTTTCGAATCCGAAATTATTAATTCTTGATGAACCAACAAACGGTCTCGATCCATCTGGAATTCACGAAATGCGCGACTTTATCCGTGCGCTGGCTAGAAATGAAGGTATAAGTGTGCTCGTGTCTTCTCATTTATTAAGTGAAATTGAACTTTTATGTGATCGGGTGGCGATTATGACGGACGGGACGATTATTAAAACCGACCAAGTTGCGCACCTGCTCAGTTCTCGTGCGCAATTACGCTGGCGGGTGACTCCAATAGAACAAGCCAAAGCCTTTTTGGAAAGTGTGACCGAAGTGGAAGTGGACGGGGAGTACCTAGTGACAGCTATGAATGAGGAAAGTGCAGAGTGGAACGAACAACTCGTTGCAAAAGGCATCAAAGTCCATGAAATCGACAAGCGAAAACCATCCCTTGAAGATCTATTCCTTGAGTTAACGGGAGGTCAGTCTATTGATTAA
- a CDS encoding ABC transporter permease, with amino-acid sequence MINLVYNEQLKLWRKKRLIVILALVAIIVAIFTYAQFRQHQEDEKQAGTSDWHVQTQQQIVDLENRLGTGRLPEEYQKYFKVLVGQLQYYLDHDINPNAPGAPTFLKTFVENGISLLFPLFIMVIAADLISAETSAGTMKFLLTRPVKRWRILTSKYVSMLLSISAIMVLSAVIAYLISGIVFGYGGWDAPVLTGFGMKDGAVTTTDVYQLPVWQLLLMEFGLAWFVSVVVGVLTMFVSVLVRSTAAVMGIMLASLITGTILTNLVSSWPSAKYLFMVNLQLTNYLNGSSPPVEGMTLSFSMLVLTAWMLVAFILSYFIFTKRDVY; translated from the coding sequence TTGATTAATTTAGTGTATAATGAGCAATTAAAACTTTGGCGCAAAAAGCGACTCATCGTTATTTTAGCGTTGGTGGCAATTATCGTAGCGATTTTCACGTATGCGCAATTCAGACAGCATCAAGAAGATGAAAAGCAAGCTGGGACAAGCGATTGGCATGTACAGACTCAGCAACAAATCGTCGACCTTGAAAATCGACTTGGCACAGGGCGGCTTCCCGAAGAATATCAAAAATATTTTAAAGTGCTTGTCGGGCAACTACAATATTATTTAGATCATGACATCAACCCAAATGCACCCGGAGCACCAACTTTCCTAAAAACGTTTGTTGAAAATGGTATTAGTTTATTGTTTCCACTTTTTATCATGGTTATAGCAGCCGATTTAATCAGTGCTGAAACAAGTGCGGGAACGATGAAGTTCTTGCTGACAAGACCTGTGAAGCGATGGCGGATTTTGACGAGTAAATATGTTTCAATGTTGCTTTCGATTTCCGCGATTATGGTGTTGTCTGCCGTTATTGCCTATCTGATTTCTGGGATTGTCTTTGGCTACGGTGGCTGGGACGCGCCAGTTCTCACCGGGTTTGGCATGAAAGATGGCGCTGTAACAACAACAGACGTTTACCAACTGCCGGTTTGGCAATTACTGCTCATGGAATTTGGCCTCGCGTGGTTTGTCAGTGTCGTGGTCGGCGTGTTAACGATGTTTGTATCCGTACTTGTCCGCTCCACAGCCGCCGTAATGGGAATTATGCTCGCCTCACTTATTACCGGAACAATTTTAACCAACCTCGTCAGCTCCTGGCCAAGCGCGAAATATTTATTTATGGTCAATTTACAACTAACGAATTATTTAAACGGCTCCAGCCCACCAGTTGAAGGAATGACATTAAGTTTCTCAATGCTCGTCTTAACCGCGTGGATGCTAGTAGCGTTTATCTTATCCTATTTTATTTTCACGAAACGAGATGTGTATTAA
- a CDS encoding VOC family protein: protein MIKGIHHVSALTKSFNENHRFYSEILGLRLVKNTVNQDNIHMRHLFYGDYIGSPGTLLTFFEVPRIGSSYDERAFFGKMTLGIPTDTSSYWEKRLNDFAISFQKDGQTLTLQDPDTMGIILTEIPATNSNPTIHTNIPAEKQLVRIIGADYHVPDPAATSRFFTNLFELESQDGVLVDKSEMSFAKLHATTSDKKSRTGRGTIDHIAYTLETEEAVDELHDLAVRNDLKIEEFVDREYFKSLYIREPGGLRIEFASAGPGFTIDEPLETMGERLALPSFLEEKRTEIETYFGGDL from the coding sequence ATGATTAAAGGAATCCATCATGTATCCGCGCTAACGAAATCATTCAACGAAAATCATCGTTTTTATTCAGAAATATTAGGGCTACGGCTCGTGAAAAATACAGTCAACCAAGACAATATCCATATGCGCCACTTATTTTATGGTGATTACATCGGTTCCCCTGGGACTTTACTGACATTTTTCGAAGTGCCGCGCATCGGCTCAAGCTACGACGAACGCGCCTTTTTCGGCAAAATGACCCTAGGCATACCAACAGACACAAGTTCTTACTGGGAAAAAAGGCTAAACGATTTTGCAATTTCTTTTCAAAAAGACGGACAGACTTTAACCTTACAAGATCCCGATACAATGGGCATCATCCTAACGGAAATACCAGCTACTAATTCTAACCCAACCATCCACACCAATATTCCGGCCGAAAAACAACTTGTTCGGATTATCGGCGCTGATTATCACGTGCCAGATCCGGCCGCGACCAGCCGGTTTTTCACGAATCTTTTTGAGTTAGAAAGTCAGGATGGGGTATTAGTAGATAAGAGTGAGATGAGTTTTGCGAAACTGCATGCGACCACATCAGACAAAAAATCCCGCACAGGCCGCGGAACCATTGATCATATTGCTTATACTTTAGAAACGGAAGAAGCCGTCGATGAACTGCACGATTTAGCCGTTCGAAACGATTTAAAAATAGAAGAATTTGTTGACCGTGAGTATTTTAAAAGTTTATATATTCGTGAGCCAGGTGGCCTGAGAATTGAATTCGCAAGTGCTGGCCCCGGTTTTACTATCGACGAACCGCTCGAAACAATGGGCGAAAGACTAGCCTTACCAAGCTTTTTAGAAGAAAAAAGAACAGAAATTGAAACTTATTTTGGAGGAGATTTATGA
- a CDS encoding ring-cleaving dioxygenase produces the protein MIKDLKGIHHVTAMTSSAEKNYAFFTEVLGMRLVKKTVNQDDIHTYHLFFADDKGSAGTDMTFFDFPNLPKGRHGTDSISRVAFRVPSDAALEYWLDRFEQLEVPHSDIKTLFGKKYLTFQDFDDQQLQLISDENNEGVAPGTPWKNGPVPEKYAIYGLGPVFLTVVSLKNMDAILQTIFGFRKVTEEDGLHLYEVGEGGNGAQVIVEERTDIPAAMQGYGGVHHVAFRVEDHEELQKWIDRMNTIEAPNSGYVNRFYFESLYVPVSERILFEFATDGPGFASDEPYETLGEKLALPPFLEPKRAEIEKMVRPINTKRS, from the coding sequence ATGATTAAAGATTTAAAAGGAATTCACCACGTAACTGCAATGACAAGTAGCGCCGAGAAAAATTACGCGTTTTTCACAGAAGTTTTAGGAATGCGTTTAGTGAAAAAAACCGTCAACCAAGACGATATTCATACGTATCATTTATTTTTCGCCGATGACAAGGGTTCAGCGGGAACGGATATGACATTTTTTGACTTTCCAAATTTACCAAAAGGTCGTCACGGCACAGATAGTATTTCTCGCGTAGCTTTCCGAGTACCTAGTGATGCGGCGCTTGAATACTGGCTTGACCGCTTTGAACAATTAGAAGTTCCGCATAGTGATATCAAAACTCTATTTGGCAAAAAATATCTCACATTCCAAGATTTTGATGACCAACAATTACAACTGATTTCTGATGAAAATAACGAAGGAGTTGCACCGGGAACTCCTTGGAAAAACGGACCAGTTCCAGAAAAATATGCGATTTATGGTTTAGGGCCAGTCTTTTTAACCGTTGTTTCTTTGAAAAATATGGATGCGATCTTGCAAACAATTTTTGGTTTTAGAAAAGTGACAGAAGAAGACGGACTTCATTTATATGAAGTAGGCGAAGGTGGTAATGGGGCGCAAGTGATTGTCGAAGAACGTACCGATATCCCAGCTGCAATGCAAGGCTACGGCGGTGTTCACCATGTAGCTTTCCGAGTAGAAGACCACGAAGAATTGCAAAAATGGATTGATCGCATGAATACAATCGAAGCGCCCAACTCTGGTTACGTAAATCGTTTCTATTTTGAATCGTTATATGTACCGGTTTCAGAACGAATCTTGTTTGAATTTGCAACAGATGGTCCGGGCTTCGCAAGTGATGAACCATACGAAACACTTGGTGAAAAATTAGCCCTGCCACCATTTTTAGAACCAAAACGTGCAGAAATCGAAAAAATGGTACGTCCGATTAATACGAAACGGAGCTGA